From the genome of Spinacia oleracea cultivar Varoflay chromosome 2, BTI_SOV_V1, whole genome shotgun sequence, one region includes:
- the LOC130467171 gene encoding uncharacterized protein — MSHQKAKICGCGYPVVQRTSWTHENPGRKFKGCRFYNFETGQRGCDAFDWVDEDILEWQKDVTNHLLSEKQRLAMEMKIIKGRAEFMEHEMKRLNEEHEKMKVKYEKMRKKAEGSSKIKNEHVYILISLCAIVSVVVSALYVMVFA; from the coding sequence ATGTCCCATCAAAAAGCGAAAATATGTGGTTGTGGGTATCCCGTTGTTCAAAGAACATCGTGGACACATGAGAATCCGGGGAGGAAATTTAAAggttgcagattctacaacttcGAAACTGGGCAAAGGGGATGTGATGCATTTGATTGGGTTGATGAAGACATTCTTGAGTGGCAAAAAGACGTCACTAATCATCTTCTTTCAGAAAAGCAGAGGCTTGCAATGGAGatgaaaataattaagggaAGAGCTGAATTCATGGAACATGAAATGAAGAGGTTGAATGAGGAGCATGAGAAGATGAAGGTGAAGTACGAGAAGATGAGGAAGAAGGCAGAAGGAAGTTCGAAGATTAAGAATGAACATGTCTACATTCTTATTTCTCTTTGTGCTATTGTTTCAGTTGTGGTCAGTGCTTTGTATGTCATGGTGTTTGCGTAG
- the LOC110781957 gene encoding uncharacterized protein translates to MCCCPSKVCMLCSCLVIVVVTIGFLFGFGVFKNGFHKLKHTIDVSQPVGYNYDGNYLVAPPPFF, encoded by the coding sequence ATGTGTTGCTGTCCGAGCAAGGTTTGCATGCTCTGTAGTTGCCTCGTTATCGTCGTCGTCACCATCGGGTTTCTCTTCGGATTCGGCGTCTTCAAGAACGGTTTCCACAAATTGAAGCATACTATCGATGTTTCTCAGCCTGTAGGTTATAATTACGATGGCAATTATCTCGTTGCTCCTCCCCCTTTTTTCTAG